A genomic segment from Phragmites australis chromosome 6, lpPhrAust1.1, whole genome shotgun sequence encodes:
- the LOC133921925 gene encoding homeobox-leucine zipper protein HOX7-like, with product MELELSLGDSIAPAKDTFTPVLGPTYASEGEGHELVLELGVGSAQRAEQDNQKTPMQPEEDDEARCHSESPVELSLGCPLLPASAETGSVNSEVCVWGFDVNSVPVDGDMAEVRSWSTSSLQVEVPVRQAADQEAAEGDENGGVGGGARKKLRLSKEQSAFLEDNFKEHSTLTPKQKSDLAKRLKLRPRQVEVWFQNRRARTKLKQTEVDCEYLKRCCETLAQENRRLQREVAELRAFRSTYPFYSHLPGFSTAALMCPSCDHNKVTAHSPVLTAVSSPVVVAPPSSMSTLFTRPNFGPFTIHPVLRRQPSATLR from the exons ATGGAGCTTGAGCTCAGTCTCGGGGATTCTATAGCTCCAGCGAAGGACACTTTCACGCCTGTGCTGGGACCTACATACGCAAGCGAAGGAGAAGGCCATGAGCTTGTGCTAGAGCTAGGAGTAGGGTCTGCCCAAAGAGCTGAACAAGACAATCAGAAGACACCCATGCAACCAGAAGAAGACGATGAAGCACGCTGCCACAGCGAATCTCCTGTCGAGCTGAGTCTCGGATGCCCTCTGCTACCTGCCTCTGCAGAAACAG GGAGTGTAAATTCAGAGGTCTGCGTATGGGGATTTGATGTGAACAGTGTTCCGGTGGATGGGGACATGGCAGAAGTGAGGTCTTGGTCGACTTCGTCCTTGCAGGTGGAGGTTCCTGTGCGCCAGGCAGCTGATCAGGAAGCTGCTGAGGGTGACGAGAACGGTGGGGTTGGTGGGGGAGCGAGGAAGAAGCTGAGGCTGTCCAAGGAGCAGTCTGCGTTCCTGGAGGATAACTTCAAGGAGCACAGCACCCTGACCCCA AAACAAAAGAGTGATTTAGCAAAGCGGCTCAAACTTCGACCACGCCAAGTGGAGGTCTGGTTTCAGAACAGAAGAGCTAG GACAAAGCTAAAGCAAACTGAGGTGGACTGCGAGTATCTGAAGCGTTGCTGCGAGACGCTAGCACAGGAGAACCGAAGGCTTCAAAGAGAAGTCGCAGAGCTGCGTGCCTTCCGTAGCACCTACCCGTTTTACAGCCACCTACCCGGGTTCAGCACTGCTGCCCTCATGTGCCCCTCGTGTGATCATAACAAGGTCACAGCTCACTCTCCCGTCCTCACCGCTGTATCATCACCCGTGGTGGTAGCACCACCGTCCTCGATGTCCACCTTGTTCACCAGACCTAACTTTGGGCCCTTCACCATCCACCCGGTGCTCCGCCGTCAGCCGTCTGCGACCTTAAGATGA